The sequence TCTCTACCCCGAATTCCTTGAGAAGAAGAAGAGCCATAAAATAAAATAGCACCGTGGCAGTCGAGTTGAACACAAGGTTGCTCAGGTGAAAGCCAAATGGTGATAAACCCCACACATTTCTATCCACATACATCGACGTATAAACCATCGGACGAAAATATCCGACCCTTTTTACCTTTCTATCTTTGGGGATGAGGAGTGAGGAGGGATGAAATCTCTTAAAGGCATTATAGTTTTGCTGTATAACCACCACATCGTCCCAGACAAACCCGTTCTTAAGAGACGGGAGGAATACCAGGAACGAGACGAAAAAGAGAAAAATCGCCACAAACCCCTTGTGATTCAATATAGATTTAATTCTTCCGACCCTTTCCTGGTTGGGAGTTAGCTCGGCTTCGGGGGATACTGGCTTTCTGACATGCTTCGATTTCTTATTCTTACCCATTGTCAAGCGAACAAGACAAGTCTATATCATATTAAAATAGGCACTGCAACCTTCATAAATTTCACTGTAAGGTTCCATATCTAGCCCCGCTCTCCTTTTAAAACATTTTGATACCTCGCCCCTTTGCCCAGGCCGTAGAAACGCCTAAGCCCCAGATAGCACAAAAGTACTATAGATTCCTGGTTTCAGCAGTAGAGATAATTGCGTTCAAGGAGATGAAAACAATGAGAAAAATAATTTTACATCTCATCCTTTTTTGCATCATGATTCCGCCTTTCACCGGAATTAGCAGAGCGGGAAACTCGGAATCAAAATGCAACTCGGAACACGAGCAATGCACAGAATCCTGTGAGCGGAAGCATAGCACGCCTAAATACGACGTATGGGGAAAATCGAGGAAAGAATCGGAGATAACCAGGGGGAGAAGAGAAAAATGCAAGGATCAATGTCTAGCTCTCAAGGATTTTTGCCTGGAACGGAAAAGAAAGCTCGAGGATGCCGAGAAGGTGCAGAAAGAACTGGAAAATGAAATCGAGGAAACAGAGGAGTATCCCGGCGATGATACATTTTCTGAATATCCTGTGCACTCATCCGATACTAATATCTACAAATGGACGGACAAGGATGGAGTGATTCATATAACAAATAAAATTGATTCCATCCCTACTGAGTACCTAGAGCAAGTTGAGCACGGCACAAATGAGGAAAGTAAGATTATTAAGGGCGAAAGTGAATCGGATTAATCGTATACCCCATTCATGAGAGCTAACAACCTATAAACAAGATTGAGTAACCTAGATTTGTTATCATTCCCACAAAGCTTGTCCTCACGCACGTAGGGAGTGAGAATCCCCAGACCTGTCATTCCCACGAAAGGGGAATCATTTCTTTGTAGAGACGCATTGCAATGCGTCTCTACCAGTTGATACTCGATAAGCCTGTCCTCACATGTATGACAATAAAGTTAGAGCCTAAATTTAACGTATTACTCCGGCATTAACCGGGGCGTTTAGCATACCAACTCATTTCCCGATCCTGGCTGTTGTTTTAAATCCTGACCTTTGCGTGTAGAGCTTTACACCAAATACGGCTTAGTTCATAATGAAGGTAATATAACCTTTTTGCTAAAGTTATATCAGTCCTTACTCACGAACCATGGGTCGGTTTAATATGAGTGAGCATCCCCGAGCCAAACCACAAAACTGGAAAAGAAGTTTTGCCGATAGATTACTCCGGATTTTGGACCCAGACGGGGTTATCTCTTCTCCCGATGAACTCATAGTGTACGAGTGCGATGCACTCACCGGTTACCGAATAAAGCCTATTTTTGTGGTGCTACCCAAATCGGCTAGGGAAGTTTCTGAAATCATAAAGCTCTGTAACCAAGAAAATATCCCATTCGTCCCCAGGGGCGCGGGGACCGGGCTCTCTGGCGGGGCGCTACCCACCGAAGAAGGGATCGTGATTTCCCTTTCGCGCATGAACCGAATTCTGGAAATCGACGTCCCCAATCAAAGAGTGGTGGTCGAGCCGGGGGTGGTAAATCTATGGGTTACGAATGCGGTGAGCGACAGCGGATACTATTACGCTCCCGACCCGTCGAGCCAGCTTGTTTGTACCATCGGCGGTAACGTTGCCGAGAACTCGGGCGGCTTACATTGTCTGAAATACGGCGTTACAACAAACCACGTTTTAGGGCTGGAGGTAGTCCTTCCCGACGGGGAAATAGTAACGCTAGGAGGAAAAACCCAGGACCATCCCGGATACGACCTGGTGGGGATATTCGTAGGATCGGAGGGGCTTTTGGGAATTGTGACTAAAGTGGTCTTAAGAATTATAAGGAAGCCGGAGATGGTAAAAACGTTCCTAGCGGCGTTTGAGAAGGTTGAGCACGCCGGAGCCGCCGTGGCCGCAATTACGGCCAGGGGGATCATCCCTGCCGGCATGGAGATCATGGACAGCTTGAGCATTATTGCCGTAGAAAAAGCCGTTCAGGCCGGTTATCCGGTGGATGCCGGGGCCATACTACTGGTCGAGCTGGACGGGCCGACTGCCGAAGTACAAGCACAGTCCCCACTGGTGGTGGAAACGCTAAAAGAATGTAAAGCCGCCGAGATAAGATTGGCCAGGGATGCCGAGGAAAGGGCGCTATTCTGGAAGGGGAGAAAAAGCGCATTCGCAGCGATGGGACGGATGAGTCATAACTACTACGTCCAGGACGGAGTCATTCCCAGGACCAAGCTGGCCGAGGTCTTGGGGGAGATAGAAGACCTGAGTAAAAAATTTGGCCTTCGGGTGGCCAATGTTTTTCACGCCGGCGACGGCAATCTTCACCCTCTCGTGTTATATGACTCCTCTAAACCCGGGGAGGCGGAAAAGGCCGAAGAGTTGGCCGGGGAGATTCTCAAGGTATGCGTGTATGTAGGCGGGAGCATAACCGGAGAGCATGGCGTAGGACATGATAAAAAGCGTTTTATGTCCCTCATGTTCGACGAGCAGGCTTTAGATACGATGAATATGATTCGATGCACCTTTGACCCCAAGGGACTCTGCAACCCGGGCAAGGTATTTCCTACGCCCCGATCATGCATCGAAGCAGGGGCAACATCCTATAGAGAGCATCCGGTCGAAAAAGCCGGCTTGGGAGAAAGATTTTGAGTATAGCCTAACCGGATTGAATTAATGATCATGCAGCAGCCTGCAGAGGATATTAAGATTTCTCCTCCCTTGATAGGAGGAGATGAAGGAGAGAGTGAAAGAATTTATTTCCGATACACCTTCCCCCCTTAGTGGGGTGCCTTATTTGATACGCAGTGGGATCTGAGGTCGCTATTGAGAGGGAGGTTTTTCAGGGAACCACATGCATCAAATGGAAATAAAAATTAGGATGGGGGAAAAAAGATACAACTTTAATCCTCACCCGCAAGGGGGGAGGAGAAAGAGGGAAATCCTATAGCAAGTTACAGGGAAATATCGAGTTAAAATTAAATTTCTTTCGTTGCTGTAAAACGATAGTAAATTAGGAGAATATCCCATGAGATTAGAAAACAAGGTAGCGATTGTTACCGGGGGCTCTTCGGGTATAGGTCGAGCAATAGTTCATGCCTACGCCAAAGAAGGCGCCAAGGTGGTCATAGCCGCTCTGGATGAGCAAAAATGCAGGGAAACGGTAGAAGAGGTAAAAAGTGCTGGTGGAAACGCCATCTACGTGGTTACCGATGTCGGAAACCTGGATGACCACGACCGTTTGCTGACGAGGGCTGTAGAGGAGTTTGGCAAGGTCGATATCCTGGTCAACGATGCGGCCTATTCCGCGCGGGAGGAGTTATTGGAAGTAACGCCGGAGAGCTGGGACAAACACATGAATATCGACTTGCGAGGCCTTTTTTTCCTTTCTCAGAGCTTCGCAAAACGTATAATTGCCCAGGGAACCAGCGGACGCATAATAAACATCGGTTCGGTAGCCGGAGTTATGGACTTTCACCCTGTTTCTGCTGCCTACCAGGTAGCAAAAGCAGGGGTGATACACATTACGCGGGTAATGGGTGCAGACCTGGCGCCATACAAAATCACCGTAAATTGCATCGCACCGGGGTCAACGGTAACCCCGATGTCTTCCTCTTCAAAAAAGTCTGAATATGAAAATTACATGACAAAGGGAATTCCGGAAGGACGGCTGGCCAAGCCGGAAGATATGGTGCCCCCGGCTATCATGTTCGCATCGGATGAGGCGGAGTACATAACCGGTCAGACGTTATTCGTGGAAGGTGGCGCCCTCTCTCTTTACCTTGGACGGCCTGCCCCTACTTTTAACCCTTAACATCGAGGAAAAGAGCAGAATTCTCCATCCGAAAAGATGAAAAGCGCAATAAAGGAAATAATCGACATCGTAGGTGAGAATAATGCACTATTAAAACCGCCTGAACTGGAACGTTACTCCGTCGAGGGTAAAACGCCAAGTATGGTAGTGCTTCCTAAAACTGTAGAGGAAATCTCAGAGATTGTGAAACTAGCTTTTGCTGAATCGCTGGCGATTATCCCCTGGGGAGGAGGAACTAAAATAGGCCTGGGAAGAGAACCGCGCAGTATAGACATTGTGCTCTCCACCAGGCGTATTAACCGTGTTATTGAGCATGAGTCATCAGACCTGGTGGCAATTACCGAGTGCGGCATCTCCCTAGAGGAATTCCAGAAGGCCCTTCGAGATAAAAACCAGTTCGTAGCCATTGACCCGCCGCATCTCGACAGCGGTGCAACGGTGGGGGGAATAATCGCCACAAACGACAGCGGGCCCAGAAGGCTTAGATATGGAACGATTAGAGAGTTTCTCATCGGGATCAAGGTGGTTCGCTCCAACGGGAGTATCGTAAAGGGCGGGGCCAAGGTGGTCAAAAACGTCGCCGGATATGATTTACCCAAGCTATACGTCGGATCTCTCGGAACCTTGGGAATCATGGTGGAAGCCACTTTTCGACTTTACCCTGTACCTGAATTTTCTCAAACATTCATAGCAACTTTTTCAACCCGGGAAGGGCTTCAACAAGCCGTGAACACCGTCTTAAACTCCTCCCTCGTGCCCACCTGCCTGGAGGCTCTAAATCCAAACCTGGCGGGTATCATCTCCGATAAATTAAACCTAAACTTGAGCAAAGATAGATACGCACTTGCCGTGAGAATGGAGAGTGTGGAAAAAGCGGTTAGAGAACAGATTGCCAGGGTAAAAGATATTTGTGAGTTGGATGGAATCTTAGTGGATGGCAACACTGAAAAAGACATTTGGCATGAGGTAAGGGACTTTCCCTGGAGCGAGGCAACCGTAAGCAGTAAAGCCGTGTGTAAAGCAAGCGTCTTAATTACCGATGTTCCCAGGGTCTTTCAAGAATTGGAAGAGCTGTCTAGAAACACCGGGCTTAGGGTTTTAGCATCGGCAAGGGCGGGTAACGGAGTTATAATCTCTTCCCTGGAGGGCGAAATACCGGCACTAGTAGAAGCCGTCGGTTCTCTTCGTAACCTGGTAAATTCCCTGGACGGCACACTGGTCGTCCAATACGCCTCTCCCGATTTAAAATCGCAGGTAGATGTTTGGGGTGAGGTAGGGACATCACTCCGTATAATGAAGAGGTTGAAATCCCTTTTTGACCCGAATAATATTTTCAATCCCGGAAGATTCGTCGGGGGCATCTGAGGAGTTCTATAGTGATCAGGAGAGAAGGAAAAAAGGGCTGGATTCTTATCAATCAGCACGACCATGCCCAGCTGGCCGGGGATATCATGAAATACTGGGGCGATGATTCATTCGCCAGGCCCAACCCATACGACGAGGTTTTATTCGCCATAAGGGAACACGACAACGGCTGGAGAGAATGGGACTCCTCTCCCAAAGTGAACCCAGAAAACAAATACCCCATGAACTTTCTGGAGATGAGCTCTTCCGACCAGGCGGAAATATGGCGGCGCTGTTTTAAAAGGCATTCGCTGGAGCACCCTTACGCCTCGGTACTCATTGCGCTCCATTTTGGGAAGCTCAACGAGAAGTCGCTCAATAACAACTCAAACAAAACAACGGCAAGGACTTCACACGATGAAATAATTGATTTTGTCTCCGATATGCTCAAGGTTAATATCTCGAATCTAGACCTCAAATCCCTCCCCGGGGACGTTCGGGTTAACCTCAGGCTCGTCCAGATCGGGGATGTAATCTCACTAGCGCTTTGCCATGGTTGGAATTCGATCAAGATCAAGGACGTACCCCTCGAGTATAACGGCAGTGTAACCACGCTTAACCTGAAATCAGGGAACGGCTCTAACTACACAATCGACCCCTATCCTTTCACCGAACCTCTTATTAATCTTCGGCTGCGCAGCCGAAGGCTAAACCAAAAGAAGTTCTCCCGAGACGAGGAGCTTAGAGAAGCGTTGAGACAGTCGAAATACGAAACGCTTGAGTTTTCGATAAGAAAAAGATAGATGATTCGTATTTAAAGCTGAAGCATTAGTCGTTTGGAGTCTCACTTTTCTCTTACTGATATGTAATTAGAAGAGGCCATATGGAGTAAATGTTAGAGTCAACAAGGAAATGTTGAATATCTATATTATTATTAGGATCTACATATTGCGGCAAATAAGAAGGTTTTATAAAATTTATAGCATATATTAAGAAGAAGTAGATTTTCACTTGAAAAGGATAGCAAGAGAAGGAAACTTTAATGACAATTGATTTTTCAGGGGTTGAGAGATTCTACACACACTTTCTTGGTCGTGACCTCGCATATCTTTTTGCTGGCGGACTCTTTATCAGTGCGTTTCAATACTCATTTTTTGAAGAGGTTTCATATCCTACTTTGGACATGCCCCTCGAACTAGTTGGTTTCTTGTTAGAGGGGCAATAAAGGAAGTTATAACACCATAAATCCGAAAGGTTTAAAAAGAAAAATACGGAGAATAGACTTAAAGAGCATGGGAGGTAGATATGAGATATAAGGTCAACCTCAAAGAAACCGAAGAAGGTTATGCTGTCTGGTGTCCTGGCTTACCCGGTTGTTGGTCTCAGGGACAGACAGAAGATGAGGCGCAAGAGAATATCAAAGACGCCATACAATCTTACTTACAGACATTGGAGGAAGGGATTAGAAGCTCCTTCACGTTAGTTCGGGAAGACCCTTTATCAAAGTTTAAGACTGAGAATGAGTAGAGAACTATTCAATAATCCCGTTCGCCCTGAGCAGGGTCGAAGGGCGAACTCCGTCTATCAATCTCATCCTTCGATTAGACTCAGGATGAGCTGATTCTTATCCGCTAGGAAAAATAACAAGAAATAAAGCTAGCCTACCTATAATCCCGGAACATAACTTGTGAATTGTCGTTTAGAGCGCAGGGAGAAATCTTAGAAGGTACAGTTTATTCCTACGTTAATTTAGTTGCCCTCTTGAACATGACAACGTCTGTTTGATCAAATCCAGATTAATACAGATTAATGGACTGATCCCGCTCTACTATAGTTTCCTTTCTCCGTAAAGTGTGGGAAAGAGTTTGTCCACGAAATTTATTACTCTCCGCTATCTCTAAGACAGACTCAATTATCGTAGGCAAGTTATTTTTATAATCGGCATAATAAATAAAAGAAGAACCAACCCATTCTTTTAAAACCTTATCGAAATCCTTTCCCAGCTTTTTTACGACGGGAATACCCAGTCTTCTCAAAGCCTCGGCGTTGCAGTGCTGTTCGTATTGTCCCTTCATCGGCACTATCATCAGTTTCTTCCCTAAATAAAGGGCCTCGGCCGGGGTGTCAAACCCCCCGCCGCACAAAAGGCCTTCACAGGTGGTCATGCTCTTGACGAACTCCTCATTACTCACCGGAAATACCTTCACATTATCCTCGCTGTAGGGCAAGCCTCTATGATGCTTAGAGAATATCTCCCATTTTACCCTGACCTTCTTCAAGAACCTCATCAAGTAATTGGCATCGTATGCCGGGAGATAGACAGAATAATGGCCGTTATTCTTCACATCCGCGTTTCTTATTTCATCCCTAATAACCGGCGTGTGAATAAACGTGTCATACCTGTCGAAATGAAAGCCGATGGGAACCCTGCACGGGGCATACCACCTCATAATGAATTCCACAAAGTAGTTCTTCCTTTTCGGTCTTGGCGTCTTTGGGGAAAGGAAAGAGGCGTGATGAGATAGCGACAAGCTGGGAACCCCTTTCGTCTTTGATGCCCAGGCAGTGATGGGCTCGAAGTCGCTTATGACTAAATCATATTTTTCCACGGGCAGATTGGATATGTCCGATATGAATTTGCTGAACCTGGCGTTTTTTACAGAATTCCAGTAATCTATCCCCCCGCGCTTCCCAAACACATAACCGAGGCCGCTCAAGTTATATTTGACGTCAAAGCCTACGTCTACTTCGTGCTGACTTTCGCTGACCAGTATATCCACGTCTGCATGCTTGACCAGATGCCTTATCACTTCTTTGGAGCGGCTTATGTGTCCGTTACCGGTCCCCTGTATCCCGAATAAAATCTTCATGTATATCTCCTATTCCAGTACGTGTAGTCGAACACACTGTCCGTCTATTGATACGTAGCTGGCCGGTCTGTCGGTCCAACAACCGGTATTGTAGTAATGGATGTCGTCAACCCGCATGGACATAGCCTGATGCGTGTGGCCGCAAAAAACATAGCTGACCCCTTTGGCCAAGGCATAGTGTATGGCGTCATGGGCGACCTTCTTCGATAAACGAAGCAAAGTGGTAGAATGCCTCTGGAGAAACCGGCTCAGGATAAACCTGTTCGTATCTATTCTCTCTATCAACCGATGAAAGAAGCATGCCAGGCTGGTGATTTTACCGTTGTTTGTCACGAAATCATCGAACTGATGCCCGTGCATGGCCAGATATCTTTTTCCGTTGTAGTCCCAAGTGTACTCCCGGCATGCTCGGATACCGAGAAGATAAGGAACGACGTGGACGAGCCCTTGGTCGTGATTTCCCTCTATCCATACCACTTCTTTCTGTGAGGCTATGTGTTTAACGTAAGAAAGAAAATTCCAGTGGATTTTGTTCAGCCTGTTAAGATTGAGGTTATCAAAAATATCACCGAGAAGAATCAACCTCTCGTAAGTCCAAGAGTCAAGGACCTTTATCAGCTCGGGAACCCGGCTGAGCTCAGAGCCTAGGTGGATGTCAGAAACGATAATGGTATTAGCCGAAGACATTTGCCCTTTCAGATTTAAAGACCAGATGTGAAAGTTTACCAGTTTGGTTAGCCATATATATCAATGAAATCACTTATATCTAATATATATGATTGTATCGATATATTATACCAGTATTAAAGATCTATTAAGAACAAATTAAGAAATATAGAGACGACCCATTCAAAAACGTTAAACGAGAATTAATAAACCTTTAATAATAACTGAACAATCGTCCCTTAATCTTCCATACATATAAATCAAGGAGATCAAGGTATGATTGCAGAAAAAGTCGTACACCTAAGAAACACCGTCGCCAGCTCGAACGTGCTTTTAAAGGCATATCTATGGAAGCTCAGGTACTTCAAGCCCAAGGTCTCATTTTCACTTGACACCAGCAGATTCGTGATAAAGACAGTGGAAAACGGCTGCGAACTGGAAAAAGCCTTAAACCTGAGATACGAGGTGTTTTATGAAGAGCTTCTCAACAGGAAGGCCTTTCTAAACATAGACGTCGATAAATTCGACCCCATATGCGACCATCTGGTCATATTGGACAAAAGGTCGGAAAGGGCGGTCGGCACATACAGGCTTATTTCATCCACCTACTCCAACCGCTTTTACTCCGAGACAGAATTCCTGATCCAGAACCTGAAGAGTGCCCCGGGCAACAAACTCGAGCTGGGGAGGGCCTGCGTCCACAGGGATTACCGGAACGGGATTACCCTGGCTCTTCTGTGGAAGGGCATATCCGAGTATATGAGGAGAATTGACGCCAGGTACCTATTCGGTTGTTCCAGTATAAACACTACTAACATCGTGGAGATAAGCCTCATATACCGGTATCTGAAGGAGCATCATCTTTCTTCCGACGATTTCCGGGTATATCCCCGGGAGAGACACATAATAAAACAGATAAACCAGCACTTGCAGACGTTCGACCGCTTCGAAATAAAAACGGAAACGATTGAAGAGCTGATACCGCCCCTCCTAAAGAGCTATATAAAGGCTGGAGCCAAGGTCTGTGGGGAGCCCGCCTTAGACCGGAAGTTCAAATGTGCAGATTTTTTGACCGTCCTGGACATCGAGCTACTGAACGACTCCTATGAAAAAAGGTATAGGACTGCAAATGGCTAGAAAATTAATAAAAATTTGCCTGCTTTCTCTCTTGGTCTCATTCTCCGTGCTGGTAGCCTCGTTAACCGACCTTTTCATACAAGACAGAAAGAGAAAGCTGTTTTGCCTATCCCGGATTACTTCCCTATTTTCCAAAGCCCTACTCAAAATACTGGGGGTCAGGGTTTACGTGAAAAACCTCGAGAATTCACTCAAAAGCAATAATAATCATTTCATCGTCTCCAACCACCTTTCCTACATCGATATCTTCGTGATATCGTCGGTAATCCCCTCCCTCTTTGTGGCCAGCATCGACCAGGTCAGGGACAGATTCTTACTGGGCACGATGGCCAAGCTCGGCGGGAGCATCTTCGTAGACAGAAGGAGCAGAGCCAAGCTCTCGGAAGAAATAGATAACATATCCGAGCTACTAAAGGATGGACTCAACGTCGTATTGTTCCCGGAAGGGACTACGTCTAACGGGGAATGTGTGCTCTCTTTCAAAGCCCCTTTCCTGACCCCGGCCATTAAAACCAAAAGAGACATACTCCCGATTTGTTTGAGATACCGGAGAATAAATGGTGAGGGCGTAAATTCTGATAACCGAGATTTTGTGTTCTATTACGGCAACATGGATTTTTTCGGGCACTTTGTGGAGCTTCTGTCGCTTAGGTCTATCGATGTCGAGCTTATCGGCCTCGAAAACATCAGGGTAGATTCCGGCGTTTCCAGAAAAGAAGTAACAAAATTAGCCTTTGATTTCATCAAACTGGCTTATCAGTGATATTAACCCAATCCCCGGGTCTCGGCTGATAAATACAAGGGGCTGATCACTTTGTCTCCGCTGTTGCTGATTGCTATAGGCGCATGGACTCCGCCCGCTGTCATTCCCACGGAAGTGGGAATCCAGTTTTCAATTATGGATCCCCGATTAATGCACTCGGGGATGACATAAAGACTGGAGCCCAGATTAATCCTGTCCCCAAATGTTTTTATTGGGGAACATTCGGAAATGACATGCGGAGGAAACCCCCGATTGATCCCCGGTTCAAACGGGGACTGGATGACTATAGAATGAAACTCAATTAATCAACCCAGTTTAACTAAGGCGGGATGTAGCTCAAATAATTTAGGGAAAAGAAAAACTATTTATATCTCTGTGCATTTTTACACACTTCTTACTGTGCATTTTTACACAATTTAATATAATCATATCATTAAATCAATGCTTCTTCCCGATAAGTAGCGCCAACAGTTAAATATTTTAAAAATGGAAAATTAAAGGTATGGAGATTGCTTTTGCTCTTTAAAGGAGGTTTTGTGAGGAGATACGGACTTAATCCGACCTTGACAAGAACCTGAAAATTCTTCACAAAATAGAAATTACTAAGGTGAACCCACGATTGCTTGTTTGGTAATCGGTGATTTGAAGGTCTTATCGCGTTCCCTTGCCGTCAGAAAACTCATAAGTTATGATTAGCAATCCCCAGGAAACCAGCCGTTATCGAGGAGAGTCCCCGATGGAAATCAAATGGGCAAAGAGGATCGAACAGCTACCGCCATACCTTTTCGCCGAGATCGATGCAAAGAAACAGGAGATGAAAGCAAAGGGCGTTGACATCATTGACCTGGGGGTTGGAGACCCGGATATCCCAACTCCTTCCCACATTATTAATGCGTTGAAAGCGGCCGCTGAAGACCCGTCAAACCATAGATACCCTTCTTACGAAGGCATGCTGTCCTTCAGAAAATCGGCAGCAGACTGGTATGCGGAGCGCTTTGGGGTCAGGGTAGACCCCAAAACCGAGGTGGTCACTCTTATCGGGTCAAAAGAGGGAATTGCCCATACTCCCCTTGCCTTTGTCGACCCCGGTGACGTTGTCCTGATTCCTGACCCCGGGTATCCGGTTTATCCTGTCGCTACGAGCTTCGCCGGCGGCATCCCCTATTCCATGCCCCTAAGGAAGGAGAACGGTTTTCTCCCCGACCTCGGCTCTATCCCGGAAGACATCAGGAAAAAGGCCAAACTTATGTTCCTCAACTATCCCAATAACCCCACATCAGCGGTTACGGAAAGGGCTTTTTTCAGGGAGGTAATAGACTTCGCCTCAAAATATAACATTCTTGTCTGCCACGATGCGGCATACACCGAGGTCTCATTCGACGGCTTCAATCCGCCCAGCTTTCTGGAGTTGGACGGAGCAGAGGAAGTGGGGATGGAGTTCCACTCCCTTTCTAAAACCTTCAACATGACCGGATGGAGGCTCGGCTTCGCCGCCGGGAATAAGAAGGCTATCGCCGGGCTTGGAAAGGTAAAGACGAACATAGACTCCGGTGCCTTCCAGGCCATTCAACTCGCCGGTATCGAAGCCTTGAGGAACTATTCCCTGGGGATTCAGGAGAGAAAGAAGATTTATGAGGAGAGAAGGAATATATTCTGTAGAGGGCTCGATGAGATTGGATTGAGCTATCATCCACCCAAAGCGACCTTTTATGTTTGGTTTGAGACCCCCAAGGGAATCTCATCAAAGGATTTTACCGCCAGGCTCCTCAGCGAGGCCGGCATTGTGGTCACGCCTGGAAACGGATTCGGAGAATACGGAGAAGGATATATTCGCGTGTCGATCACCATCGGTAAAGAGAGGCTCGCCGAAGCGGTGGAGAGGCTCAAGAATTTAAGATTCTAATAATAAACAAGAACCTGAGTTCGGACTGCCTAACTGCCTTGGAAAGCTTGACTGTA comes from Thermodesulfobacteriota bacterium and encodes:
- a CDS encoding lysophospholipid acyltransferase family protein — encoded protein: MARKLIKICLLSLLVSFSVLVASLTDLFIQDRKRKLFCLSRITSLFSKALLKILGVRVYVKNLENSLKSNNNHFIVSNHLSYIDIFVISSVIPSLFVASIDQVRDRFLLGTMAKLGGSIFVDRRSRAKLSEEIDNISELLKDGLNVVLFPEGTTSNGECVLSFKAPFLTPAIKTKRDILPICLRYRRINGEGVNSDNRDFVFYYGNMDFFGHFVELLSLRSIDVELIGLENIRVDSGVSRKEVTKLAFDFIKLAYQ
- a CDS encoding LL-diaminopimelate aminotransferase; the protein is MEIKWAKRIEQLPPYLFAEIDAKKQEMKAKGVDIIDLGVGDPDIPTPSHIINALKAAAEDPSNHRYPSYEGMLSFRKSAADWYAERFGVRVDPKTEVVTLIGSKEGIAHTPLAFVDPGDVVLIPDPGYPVYPVATSFAGGIPYSMPLRKENGFLPDLGSIPEDIRKKAKLMFLNYPNNPTSAVTERAFFREVIDFASKYNILVCHDAAYTEVSFDGFNPPSFLELDGAEEVGMEFHSLSKTFNMTGWRLGFAAGNKKAIAGLGKVKTNIDSGAFQAIQLAGIEALRNYSLGIQERKKIYEERRNIFCRGLDEIGLSYHPPKATFYVWFETPKGISSKDFTARLLSEAGIVVTPGNGFGEYGEGYIRVSITIGKERLAEAVERLKNLRF